A single Paraburkholderia sp. D15 DNA region contains:
- a CDS encoding iron ABC transporter permease, protein MRHTPATRDTLATLADRRRRTARLLLAALAVALGLATLAAICVGAYRIGPSLVWSALLATPAELANDPALQQARAVLMQIRLPRVVLALLVGAGFGSAGSALQALFRNPLADPGLIGISSGAALGASALIVLGPLVGALSLVWLPAAAFAGALSVAALVYRLAAARGRLALPLLLLAGIAINALVGAAIGLLTYLADDAQLRSLTFWSLGSLGGAQWPVLGAVAPFVLAGTLLIARHGHALNALQLGETEAQHLGVPAQAVKRTVLVASALSVGALVSCTGVIGFIGLVAPHCVRLACGPDQRVVMPGAMLLGATLTVLADLAARTVAAPAEVPLGILTALIGAPFFLALLWRSRGQLGL, encoded by the coding sequence ATGCGGCACACACCAGCCACACGTGACACGCTCGCGACGCTGGCCGACCGGCGGCGGCGCACCGCGCGTCTGCTGCTCGCCGCGCTCGCCGTCGCACTCGGCCTCGCGACGCTCGCCGCGATCTGCGTCGGCGCGTATCGCATCGGCCCATCGCTGGTCTGGTCCGCGCTGCTCGCGACGCCCGCCGAACTCGCCAACGATCCAGCGTTGCAACAGGCGCGCGCGGTGCTGATGCAGATCCGTCTGCCGCGCGTGGTCCTCGCGCTGCTGGTCGGCGCCGGTTTCGGCTCGGCGGGCAGCGCGCTGCAGGCGCTGTTCCGCAATCCGCTGGCCGATCCGGGTCTGATCGGCATTTCGAGTGGCGCCGCGTTGGGCGCGTCGGCCCTGATCGTGCTCGGGCCGCTGGTCGGCGCGTTGAGTCTGGTCTGGCTGCCGGCCGCGGCGTTCGCCGGCGCGTTGAGCGTGGCCGCGCTCGTCTACCGGCTCGCCGCCGCGCGCGGCCGGCTCGCGTTGCCGCTGTTGCTGCTCGCGGGCATCGCGATCAATGCGCTGGTAGGCGCCGCGATCGGCCTGCTCACCTATCTTGCCGACGACGCGCAATTGCGCTCGCTCACCTTCTGGAGCCTGGGCAGCCTCGGCGGCGCGCAATGGCCGGTACTCGGCGCGGTCGCGCCCTTCGTGCTCGCCGGCACGTTGTTGATCGCGCGCCACGGCCATGCGTTGAACGCGCTGCAACTCGGCGAAACCGAAGCGCAGCATCTCGGCGTGCCTGCCCAGGCGGTCAAGCGCACGGTGCTGGTCGCGTCGGCATTGAGCGTCGGCGCGCTGGTGTCGTGCACGGGCGTGATCGGCTTTATCGGACTCGTCGCGCCGCATTGCGTGCGGCTCGCGTGCGGTCCCGATCAACGCGTGGTGATGCCCGGCGCGATGCTGCTCGGCGCCACGCTGACCGTACTCGCCGATCTCGCCGCGCGCACCGTCGCCGCGCCCGCCGAAGTGCCGCTCGGCATTCTGACGGCGCTGATCGGTGCACCCTTCTTTCTCGCGCTGCTGTGGCGCAGCCGCGGTCAACTCGGTCTGTGA
- a CDS encoding ABC transporter substrate-binding protein, whose protein sequence is MLGGGALLLGAFAPGAFAQPPRRVIVVGGALAEIIYALGAQGNASSVLVGADTTCSYPAAARALPKVGYQRALSAEGLLSLRPDLILASAEAGPPNVLAQVKQAGVPVVSFAEQHDVDSVRDKITGIAKALDANPQGDTLLASFNGDWQRARDTVAASPLARRAQAPRVLFVLNHTGNGAMVAGQRTAADAMLAYAGARNAMQGFSGYRPLSAEALISAAPDLILTTDEGLSAVGGTAAMLASPGFAATPAGRNKRVVALDALFLLGFGPRLPAAVTTLNQKLQEA, encoded by the coding sequence ATGCTCGGCGGCGGCGCGCTGCTGCTCGGTGCATTCGCGCCGGGCGCATTTGCGCAGCCGCCGCGCCGGGTGATCGTGGTCGGCGGCGCGCTCGCCGAGATCATCTATGCGCTCGGCGCGCAAGGCAACGCGAGCAGCGTGCTGGTCGGTGCGGATACGACCTGCAGTTACCCGGCCGCCGCGCGTGCGTTGCCGAAGGTCGGGTATCAGCGCGCGCTGTCGGCGGAAGGCTTGCTGTCGCTGCGGCCCGATCTGATTCTGGCGTCGGCGGAAGCGGGACCGCCCAACGTGCTGGCGCAGGTCAAGCAGGCCGGCGTGCCGGTCGTGTCGTTCGCCGAACAGCACGACGTCGATAGCGTGCGCGACAAGATCACCGGCATCGCCAAAGCGCTCGACGCGAATCCACAAGGCGATACCCTGCTCGCGAGTTTCAACGGCGACTGGCAGCGCGCCCGCGACACGGTCGCCGCCTCGCCGCTTGCCCGCCGCGCACAGGCGCCGCGCGTGCTGTTCGTGCTGAACCACACGGGCAACGGCGCGATGGTCGCCGGCCAGCGCACCGCCGCCGACGCGATGCTCGCCTATGCCGGCGCGCGCAACGCGATGCAGGGCTTCAGCGGCTACCGGCCGTTGTCGGCGGAAGCGCTGATCAGCGCCGCGCCCGACCTGATCCTCACCACCGACGAAGGCCTGAGCGCGGTCGGCGGCACGGCGGCGATGCTCGCGAGCCCCGGCTTCGCGGCGACGCCCGCCGGACGGAACAAGCGCGTGGTCGCGCTCGACGCGCTGTTCCTGCTCGGCTTCGGGCCGCGCCTGCCGGCCGCGGTGACCACGCTGAACCAGAAGTTGCAGGAGGCGTAA
- a CDS encoding ChuX/HutX family heme-like substrate-binding protein — protein sequence MLNSAHHDAARLSQLRHDFQTVKAAQKLRNREAAHALGISEGEALAAFVGEHVVRLEANFVELYEQMPQLGAVMALTRNEAAVHEKDGVFEDMSHDGTVGLVLGSAIDLRVFYHAWASGFAVRDTTAQGVQKSLQFFDRQGHAVHKIFLREHSNHDAFDAFVERWQMRDQAPGLTVEEASAPPALNLDSDIDVPAFHDAWNAMTDTHQFFGVLRKFGLARTQALRLAERRYAYPVANDALQGLLEHAAQTALPIMVFVGNRGMIQIHTGPVSNIRAMGPWVNVLDPGFNLHLRGDLVASAWVVRKPTSDGIVTSLELFDAKGENIAMLFGARKPGTPELDGWRELVDGIARLQDGAAA from the coding sequence ATGCTGAATTCCGCCCATCACGACGCCGCTCGACTGAGCCAGTTGCGTCACGACTTCCAGACCGTCAAGGCCGCGCAGAAACTGCGCAACCGCGAAGCCGCGCACGCGCTCGGCATTAGCGAAGGCGAAGCGCTCGCCGCCTTCGTCGGCGAACACGTGGTGCGGCTCGAAGCGAATTTCGTCGAGCTGTACGAACAGATGCCGCAGCTCGGCGCCGTGATGGCGCTCACGCGCAACGAGGCCGCCGTGCACGAGAAAGACGGCGTATTCGAGGACATGAGCCACGACGGCACGGTCGGCCTCGTGCTCGGCAGCGCGATCGATCTGCGCGTGTTCTACCACGCGTGGGCGTCGGGTTTCGCGGTGCGCGACACCACCGCGCAAGGCGTGCAGAAGAGCCTGCAGTTCTTCGACAGACAAGGTCACGCGGTCCACAAGATTTTCCTGCGCGAGCACAGCAATCACGACGCGTTCGACGCCTTCGTCGAGCGCTGGCAAATGCGCGACCAGGCGCCCGGTCTCACGGTCGAGGAAGCGAGCGCGCCGCCCGCGCTGAATCTGGACAGCGACATCGACGTCCCTGCGTTCCATGACGCGTGGAACGCGATGACCGACACGCACCAGTTTTTCGGCGTGCTGCGCAAATTCGGCCTGGCGCGCACGCAGGCGCTGCGGCTCGCCGAACGCCGCTACGCGTATCCGGTCGCCAACGACGCGCTGCAAGGCCTGCTCGAACACGCCGCGCAAACCGCGCTGCCGATCATGGTGTTCGTCGGCAATCGCGGGATGATCCAGATTCATACCGGACCGGTCAGCAATATCCGCGCGATGGGACCGTGGGTCAACGTGCTCGATCCGGGCTTCAATCTGCATCTGCGCGGCGACCTGGTCGCGAGCGCGTGGGTGGTGCGCAAGCCGACCAGCGACGGCATCGTCACCTCGCTCGAACTGTTCGACGCGAAAGGCGAGAACATCGCGATGCTGTTCGGCGCGCGCAAACCGGGCACGCCGGAACTCGACGGCTGGCGCGAATTGGTCGACGGCATCGCGCGTCTGCAAGACGGGGCGGCAGCGTGA
- a CDS encoding TonB-dependent hemoglobin/transferrin/lactoferrin family receptor, producing MLSGVFGVAGFWAAQTAHAADNTAAKAPPAQNQASRQASQLASANLLDPLTVTATRTATPQSRTAASVSVITDQDLEEQQAENIKDALRYEPGVTVRRAPYRPGSAALGGGRDNDSSINIRGLEGNRILMMEDGIRLPYSFTFGPLEAGRGDYADLGTLKRIEILRGPASALYGSDGLTGAVNFLTKDPQDLLAIYNKPTYFSVRPSYESADRSVGATVQAAGGNDMIQGMLIADGRRGHELDNKGSNNSASTLRTTANPQDTYSETLLGKLVVKPTAHDTFKFTAETVRERIDTNVLSAVNPPTTLALTGNDKLERNRYSLDYDFNDDTARFFQTAHVQVYYQDAWQDQDSFETRGSSASRTRLSHYGERVFGGSAFAESNFRTGIVAHKLLYGGDGSLDRVTALRDGTVPGAGEAAFPNKPFPDTDYRLLGAFIQDQISYGALTVTPGLRFDSYALNAKTGDPQYLGKPVSSSDNALSPRLAVLYEVSPALIPYAQYAHGFRAPSPDQVNNSFANPLYGYTSIGNPNLKPETSDTIEAGLRGKLGTGLGPLRYSAAIFAGRYRDFIAQQTVSGSGRPNDPLVFQYVNYSRAAIHGLEGRAEWALPYGFSVKTAMAFTKGSVEGGNGANQPLDTINPFSAVFGVRYEPGERWFVQTDLLFQAAKKSSDITPKSCSSQTCFAPRSSFVVDLRGGYRFNKHVVAYVGVYNLFDRKYWNWSDVRGIADSSPIKDAYTAPGRNVSVSMKMDF from the coding sequence ATGCTGTCCGGCGTTTTTGGCGTCGCCGGTTTCTGGGCCGCCCAAACGGCTCACGCAGCCGACAACACGGCGGCCAAGGCACCGCCCGCGCAAAACCAGGCATCGCGCCAGGCTTCGCAATTGGCGTCCGCGAATCTGCTCGATCCGCTGACCGTCACCGCCACGCGCACTGCCACGCCGCAAAGCCGCACGGCCGCTTCCGTTTCGGTCATCACGGATCAGGATCTCGAAGAGCAGCAGGCCGAAAACATCAAGGATGCGTTGCGCTACGAACCCGGCGTCACCGTGCGCCGCGCGCCGTACCGGCCAGGTTCCGCCGCCTTGGGCGGCGGTCGCGACAACGATTCGAGCATCAACATCCGCGGTCTGGAAGGCAACCGCATCCTGATGATGGAAGACGGCATCCGTCTGCCCTACTCGTTCACCTTCGGTCCGCTCGAAGCCGGCCGCGGCGATTACGCCGATCTCGGCACGCTCAAGCGCATCGAGATTCTGCGCGGTCCGGCATCGGCGCTGTACGGCAGCGACGGCCTGACCGGCGCGGTGAATTTCCTCACCAAGGACCCGCAGGACCTGCTCGCCATCTACAACAAGCCGACCTATTTCTCGGTGCGTCCCAGCTATGAATCGGCCGATCGCAGCGTAGGCGCGACAGTTCAGGCGGCGGGCGGCAACGACATGATCCAGGGCATGCTGATCGCCGACGGCCGGCGCGGTCACGAACTGGACAACAAAGGCTCGAACAACTCGGCCAGCACGCTGCGCACCACCGCGAATCCGCAGGACACGTACTCCGAAACGCTGCTCGGCAAACTGGTCGTGAAACCGACCGCGCACGATACCTTCAAGTTCACCGCCGAAACCGTGCGCGAACGGATCGACACGAACGTGCTGTCCGCGGTGAATCCGCCCACCACGCTCGCGCTGACCGGCAACGACAAGCTCGAACGCAATCGCTACAGCCTCGACTACGATTTCAACGACGACACCGCGCGCTTCTTCCAGACCGCGCACGTCCAGGTGTACTACCAGGACGCATGGCAGGATCAGGATTCGTTCGAAACGCGCGGCTCCTCCGCTTCGCGCACGCGTCTGAGCCATTACGGCGAGCGCGTGTTCGGTGGTTCGGCCTTCGCGGAGAGCAACTTCCGCACTGGCATCGTCGCGCATAAGCTGCTGTACGGCGGCGACGGCAGCCTCGATCGCGTGACCGCACTGCGCGACGGCACCGTGCCCGGCGCGGGCGAAGCCGCGTTCCCGAACAAGCCGTTCCCGGATACCGACTACCGTCTGCTCGGCGCGTTCATTCAGGATCAGATCAGCTACGGCGCGTTGACCGTCACGCCGGGTCTGCGTTTCGATTCCTACGCGTTGAACGCCAAAACAGGCGATCCGCAGTATCTGGGCAAACCGGTTTCGTCGAGCGATAACGCGTTGTCGCCGCGTCTCGCGGTGCTGTACGAAGTGTCGCCCGCGCTGATTCCATACGCTCAGTACGCGCACGGTTTCCGCGCGCCGTCGCCGGATCAGGTGAACAACAGCTTCGCCAATCCGCTGTATGGCTATACGTCGATCGGCAATCCGAACCTGAAGCCGGAAACCAGCGACACCATCGAAGCCGGTCTGCGCGGCAAGCTCGGCACCGGCCTCGGGCCGCTGCGCTACAGCGCGGCGATTTTCGCCGGCCGCTATCGCGACTTCATCGCGCAACAGACCGTGAGCGGCAGCGGACGCCCGAACGATCCGCTGGTGTTCCAGTACGTCAACTATTCGCGCGCCGCCATTCACGGTCTCGAGGGACGCGCCGAATGGGCGCTGCCATATGGCTTCTCCGTGAAGACCGCGATGGCCTTCACGAAGGGCAGCGTCGAAGGCGGCAACGGCGCGAATCAGCCGCTCGACACGATCAATCCGTTCTCGGCGGTGTTCGGGGTTCGCTACGAACCGGGCGAGCGCTGGTTCGTGCAGACCGACCTGCTGTTCCAGGCCGCGAAGAAATCGAGCGACATCACGCCGAAAAGCTGTTCGTCGCAAACCTGCTTCGCGCCCCGTTCGAGTTTCGTGGTCGATCTGCGCGGCGGCTATCGCTTCAACAAGCACGTCGTTGCGTACGTCGGCGTGTACAACCTGTTCGACCGCAAGTACTGGAACTGGTCGGACGTGCGCGGCATCGCCGATTCGTCGCCTATCAAGGACGCGTACACCGCGCCCGGCCGCAACGTGTCGGTCAGCATGAAGATGGACTTCTGA
- a CDS encoding MFS transporter has protein sequence MAFPDRAGSVAQRDAGASSLDAGGSAARLDAGSISARLDRLPATRSVWKLVVLLSLGFFFELYDLLYSGYVAPGLVRSGLLTATTHGLFGSTGVASFIAALFSGLFIGTIACGSLADRFGRRAVFTYSLLWYTAANVIMAFQDTATGLNFWRFVAGIGIGVELVTIGTYISELVPKEIRGRAFACEQAVGFTAVPVVAFLSYLLVPHMFFGLDGWRWVVLIGAHGALFVWWIRRALPESPRWLAQRGRLDEADRVMSALEAKVRREYGRDLPPPAPPVAVTPVGEAPRRSSFADMWVPPYRSRTVMMTLFNIFQTVGFYGFANWVPTLLIKQGITVTTSLMYSSVIALAAPLGPVIGLFIGDRFERKTVIVVMAGANIVCGLWFSQAAGAVLLVSLGVCLTLANNIMSYSFHAYQAELFPTSIRARAVGFVYSWSRFSAIFTAFLIAAVLKQFGTLGVFVFIAGAMLIVMLSIGLMGPRTKGIELEKISR, from the coding sequence ATGGCATTTCCCGATCGCGCCGGATCCGTCGCGCAACGCGACGCAGGCGCGTCATCTCTCGACGCGGGCGGTTCGGCCGCGCGACTCGACGCCGGCAGCATCTCCGCGCGTCTCGACCGTCTGCCCGCCACGCGTTCCGTCTGGAAGCTCGTCGTCCTGCTCAGCCTCGGCTTCTTCTTCGAACTCTACGATCTGCTGTACTCCGGCTATGTCGCGCCGGGTCTCGTCAGGAGCGGTCTGCTCACCGCGACCACGCACGGCCTGTTCGGCTCGACCGGCGTCGCGAGTTTCATCGCGGCGCTGTTCAGCGGGCTCTTTATCGGCACCATCGCATGCGGGTCTCTGGCCGACCGTTTTGGGCGACGCGCCGTCTTCACCTATTCGCTGCTGTGGTACACGGCCGCCAACGTCATCATGGCGTTTCAGGACACGGCCACGGGACTGAACTTCTGGCGCTTCGTCGCGGGTATCGGCATTGGCGTGGAGCTGGTGACGATCGGGACGTATATCTCCGAACTGGTGCCCAAGGAGATTCGCGGGCGAGCGTTCGCGTGCGAGCAGGCGGTGGGTTTCACCGCGGTGCCGGTGGTCGCGTTCCTGTCGTATCTGCTCGTGCCGCACATGTTCTTCGGTCTCGACGGCTGGCGCTGGGTGGTGCTGATCGGCGCGCATGGCGCGCTGTTCGTGTGGTGGATTCGCCGCGCGTTGCCCGAGAGTCCGCGCTGGCTCGCGCAACGTGGACGCCTCGACGAAGCCGACCGCGTGATGAGCGCACTGGAAGCGAAAGTGCGCCGCGAGTATGGCCGCGACCTGCCGCCGCCCGCGCCGCCCGTGGCGGTGACGCCGGTTGGCGAGGCGCCACGGCGTAGCAGCTTCGCCGATATGTGGGTTCCGCCCTACCGTAGCCGCACGGTGATGATGACGCTGTTCAACATCTTCCAGACCGTCGGTTTCTATGGCTTCGCGAACTGGGTGCCGACGCTGCTCATCAAACAGGGCATTACGGTCACCACCAGCTTGATGTATTCGAGCGTGATCGCGCTTGCGGCGCCGCTCGGTCCGGTCATCGGTCTGTTCATCGGCGATCGCTTCGAGCGTAAGACCGTGATCGTGGTGATGGCCGGCGCGAACATCGTCTGCGGGTTGTGGTTCAGTCAGGCGGCGGGCGCAGTGTTGCTGGTGAGCCTCGGCGTGTGTCTGACGCTGGCGAACAACATCATGTCGTACAGCTTCCACGCGTATCAGGCCGAACTCTTTCCGACCAGCATTCGCGCGCGCGCCGTGGGCTTCGTTTATTCGTGGAGCCGTTTTTCCGCGATTTTCACCGCGTTTCTGATCGCCGCCGTGCTGAAGCAGTTCGGTACGCTTGGCGTGTTCGTGTTTATCGCCGGCGCGATGCTGATCGTGATGCTGTCGATCGGATTGATGGGGCCGCGTACCAAGGGAATCGAACTGGAAAAGATCTCGCGGTAG
- a CDS encoding thiamine phosphate synthase, with translation MPDAIAALPDRLLITPEPAGMDRTDFIERLSGALLRGIELVQLRSKTMAPRAYADLAGVALELCHRHGARMIANAPDHFAQSIETDGLHLSSAKLMQCTVRPLPTDKLLAAACHSLEQLLHAQKIGVDLVTLSPVLATTTHPDATPMGWERFAELTSQVRIPVYALGGMKTNHVVVARSHGARGIAAISSLW, from the coding sequence ATGCCTGATGCAATCGCAGCACTACCCGACCGGCTTCTGATAACGCCGGAGCCAGCCGGCATGGATCGTACGGACTTCATCGAGCGATTGTCCGGCGCGTTGCTGCGCGGCATCGAACTGGTCCAGCTTCGTTCGAAAACGATGGCGCCGCGAGCCTATGCGGATCTGGCCGGCGTGGCGCTGGAACTGTGCCATCGCCACGGCGCGCGCATGATCGCGAATGCGCCGGATCACTTCGCGCAATCCATCGAAACCGATGGGCTGCATTTGAGCAGCGCGAAGCTGATGCAATGCACGGTACGGCCATTGCCCACGGACAAACTTCTGGCCGCCGCGTGTCACTCGCTCGAACAACTCCTGCACGCGCAGAAGATCGGCGTCGATCTTGTCACACTGTCGCCCGTGCTCGCCACGACCACTCACCCGGATGCCACGCCAATGGGCTGGGAGCGCTTCGCCGAATTGACATCGCAGGTTCGAATCCCGGTGTACGCGCTTGGCGGCATGAAGACGAACCACGTCGTCGTGGCGCGCTCGCATGGCGCTCGCGGCATCGCGGCGATCAGCAGTCTTTGGTGA